In Quercus robur chromosome 10, dhQueRobu3.1, whole genome shotgun sequence, a genomic segment contains:
- the LOC126703387 gene encoding uncharacterized protein LOC126703387, with translation MRSFLKGRMLWHYCTGAMTIPVKGASEEDAVFLGRMIEWDSHNHMILTWIRNTSIPSISNMLGSFDDAKSAWDMLARRYSTTHGSMKYQLVVELHQLKQEPGQSINDYYDQLRYIWDQIDLSDPTWACSKDAQQYASIRDEFRLYEFLMSLHKDFEPIRGQLLNRSPAPSFDTAVNELVREEARLATLQAQNKLNVLAITPSTPLIEQPQQSSDSSGSHNRRKQSNKKVCNYCKRSGHTIETCFRRNKSTAAVANTEPTPPMASTSAESQSSGSTINLSPTELQEIIAQAVRMAGNASLSTALSVLPGSEDGTRAWDRP, from the exons ATGCGCAGTTTTCTTAAGGGTCGCATGCTCTGGCATTATTGTACTGGTGCAATGACTATTCCTGTCAAGGgagcaagtgaagaagatgctgtTTTTCTTGGTCGCATGATTGAATGGGATAGTCATAACCACATGATCCTCACATGGATTCGAAACACTTCCATTCCCTCTATTTCCAATATGTTGGGCagctttgatgatgcaaaatctGCGTGGGATATGTTGGCCAGAAGGTACTCCACTACTCATGGATCCATGAAATATCAGTTAGTGGTTGAATTGCATCAACTCAAGCAAGAACCAGGGCAATCCATCAATGACTATTATGATCAGCTTCGCTACatttgggaccaaattgacctttcTGATCCAACTTGGGCATGCTCAAAGGATGCTCAGCAATATGCTTCCATTAGAGATGAATTTCGCCTCTATGAATTCCTGATGTCACTTCACAAGGACTTTGAGCCCATTCGAGGTCAGCTTCTAAATCGCAGTCCTGCTCCCTCTTTTGATACTGCTGTGAATGAGTTAGTTAGAGAAGAAGCTCGTCTTGCAACCCTTCAAGCCCAGAATAAGCTCAATGTTTTGGCTATTACTCCATCTACTCCACTCATAGAGCAACCTCAGCAATCAAGTGATTCCTCTGGCTCTCACAATCGTCGCAAGCAGTCCAACAAAAAAGTCTGCAACTATTGCAAGCGTTCTGGCCACACCATTGAGACTTGTTTCCGTCGCAACAAATCTACTGCTGCTGTTGCTAATACTGAGCCTACTCCGCCAATGGCTTCCACCTCAGCTGAGTcccagtcttctggatccactatcaACCTCTCCCCCACTGAACTACAGGAAATCATAGCTCAGGCTGTTCGTATGGCTGgtaatgcatctctttccaCTGCCCTATCTGTTCTACCCG gatccgaggacgggacaagagcttgggaccggccctag